A genomic window from Streptomyces broussonetiae includes:
- the pyrE gene encoding orotate phosphoribosyltransferase: MTDVRGALLQQIKDKAVVHGKVTLSSGLEADYYVDLRRITLDGEAAPLVGQVLLDLTADLEFDAVGGLTMGADPVAAALLHAAAARGKKLDAFVVRKAAKAHGLQRRVEGPDIAGRRVLVVEDTSTTGGSPLTAVEAVREAGAEVVAVATIVDRATGAAEKIEAGAGVPYRFAFSKDELGLD; encoded by the coding sequence ATGACGGACGTACGTGGCGCGCTGCTGCAGCAGATCAAGGACAAGGCCGTGGTGCACGGCAAGGTGACCCTCTCCTCGGGTCTGGAGGCCGACTACTACGTCGACCTGCGCCGCATCACCCTCGACGGCGAGGCCGCCCCGCTGGTCGGTCAGGTGCTCCTGGACCTGACGGCCGACCTGGAGTTCGACGCGGTCGGCGGCCTGACCATGGGCGCCGACCCGGTGGCGGCGGCCCTGCTGCACGCCGCCGCCGCGCGCGGGAAGAAGCTGGACGCCTTCGTCGTCCGCAAGGCCGCGAAGGCGCACGGCCTGCAGCGGCGGGTCGAGGGTCCGGACATCGCGGGCCGCCGGGTCCTGGTCGTCGAGGACACGTCCACCACCGGCGGCTCCCCGCTCACCGCCGTGGAGGCCGTGCGCGAGGCCGGCGCCGAGGTCGTCGCCGTCGCGACGATCGTGGACCGGGCGACCGGCGCGGCCGAGAAGATCGAGGCCGGCGCGGGCGTTCCGTACCGGTTCGCCTTCTCGAAGGATGAACTGGGTCTGGACTGA
- the fbaA gene encoding class II fructose-bisphosphate aldolase, with translation MPIATPEVYNEMLDRAKAGKFAYPAINVTSSQTLNAALRGFAEAESDGIVQISTGGAEFLGGQYSKDMVTGAVALAEYAHIIAEKYPVNIALHTDHCPKDKLDGYVRPLIAVSEERVKAGKNPLFQSHMWDGSAETLADNLAIAQELLERTRAAHIILEVEITPTGGEEDGVSHEINDSLYTTVEDAIRTAEALGLGEKGRYLLAASFGNVHGVYKPGNVVLRPDLLKELNDGVAAKFGKTSPFDFVFHGGSGSTEQEILTALENGVVKMNLDTDTQYAFTRPVAGHMFANYDGVLKVDGEVGDKKAYDPRTWGKLAEASMAARVVEATKNLRSAGNKIK, from the coding sequence ATGCCCATCGCAACCCCCGAGGTCTACAACGAGATGCTCGACCGGGCGAAGGCAGGCAAGTTCGCCTACCCGGCCATCAACGTCACCTCGAGCCAGACCCTGAACGCGGCGCTGCGCGGTTTCGCGGAGGCGGAGAGCGACGGCATCGTCCAGATCTCGACCGGTGGTGCCGAGTTCCTCGGCGGCCAGTACAGCAAGGACATGGTGACGGGCGCGGTCGCCCTCGCCGAGTACGCGCACATCATCGCCGAGAAGTACCCGGTCAACATCGCGCTGCACACCGACCACTGCCCCAAGGACAAGCTCGACGGGTACGTGCGTCCGCTGATCGCGGTCTCCGAGGAGCGCGTGAAGGCCGGCAAGAACCCGCTCTTCCAGTCGCACATGTGGGACGGCTCCGCCGAGACCCTCGCCGACAACCTCGCCATCGCCCAGGAGCTGCTGGAGCGCACCCGCGCCGCCCACATCATCCTCGAGGTCGAGATCACCCCGACCGGCGGTGAGGAGGACGGCGTCTCGCACGAGATCAACGACTCGCTGTACACGACGGTCGAGGACGCGATCCGCACCGCCGAGGCCCTCGGCCTCGGTGAGAAGGGCCGCTACCTGCTCGCCGCCTCCTTCGGCAACGTCCACGGCGTGTACAAGCCGGGCAACGTCGTGCTCCGCCCCGACCTGCTGAAGGAGCTGAACGACGGCGTCGCCGCGAAGTTCGGCAAGACCTCCCCGTTCGACTTCGTCTTCCACGGCGGCTCCGGCTCCACCGAGCAGGAGATCCTCACCGCGCTGGAGAACGGCGTCGTGAAGATGAACCTGGACACGGACACCCAGTACGCCTTCACCCGTCCGGTCGCGGGCCACATGTTCGCGAACTACGACGGCGTCCTGAAGGTCGACGGCGAGGTCGGCGACAAGAAGGCCTACGACCCGCGCACCTGGGGCAAGCTGGCCGAGGCGTCGATGGCCGCGCGTGTCGTCGAGGCCACGAAGAACCTGCGCTCGGCGGGCAACAAGATCAAGTAA